DNA from Agathobaculum sp. NTUH-O15-33:
TGCTTTCCGTCACCGGCCCCGCGTACGATACGCTGCAAAATACCATTACCGGCGATGGGTGCGGCAGTATGAAGCGCTACGGCATCGGTTACAAACAGGTCGATCTCGTGGACGGCCGACCCGACCTGCCCGCGATAGACAAGGCTGTGCGGGACGACGCGGTAAAGCTCGTCTTTATTCAGCGTAGCCGCGGGTATGCGGTGCGGCAAACGCTGTCCTGCGCCGAGATCGGCGAAATCTGCAAAACAGTGCGCGAGGCTGGCTCGCGGGCGGTTATCATGGTCGATAACTGCTACGGTGAGTTCGTGGAAACGATCGAACCGACGCAGGTCGGCGCCGATCTGGTCGCGGGTTCGCTGATTAAAAACCCCGGCGGCGGCCTCGCGCCCACGGGCGGCTATATCGCGGGCCGCGCCGATCTGGTGGAAAACGCCTCCTACCGGCTGACCGCGCCCGGCATCGGCGGCGAATGCGGCGCCACGCTTGGGCAGAACCGGCTGCTGTATCAGGGCATTTTCATGGCCCCGCATACGACGGCGCAGGCGCTCAAAACCGCGATTTTTTGCGCAAAGGTCATGGAAATGCTCGGCTATGAGGTCAGCCCCAAGGCGGAGGAGCCGCGCTACGACATTATCCAGACCATCGCCTTCGGCGCGCCCGATCCGCTGCGCCGCTTTTGCGAAGGCATACAGGCCGGCGCGCCGGTCGATTCGTTCGTAACCCCGGAGCCGTGGGCAATGCCGGGCTATGACGATCCGGTGATCATGGCGGCGGGCGCATTCGTGCAGGGCGCTTCCATCGAGCTTTCTGCCGATGCGCCGATGCGCGAGCCCTATGTATGCTACATGCAGGGCGGTCTTACCTATTCCTCCGGCAAGGCGGGGATTTTGCTAGCGGCCGAGCGCATCCAAAAACAGCGCCGCGCTTGAGCGTTTTTTCTATGCGCCGGCAAGCGTCGGAATATTGCATCGTTACGCTGTTTATGGTACAATATTTTGGATAAGAACGTTAATTTGCGTAAAGGATTCGTTTTTATATGACAATAATCGGCATTGATCCCGGATATGGCACGATCGGCTACGGCGTGGTGCGGTATGAAAAGTTTCAGTTTACGCCGGTGCAGTACGGGGCCATCAAAACCAGTCCCGGCATGCCGATGCATCTTCGCTTGGCTGAGATCTATGACGACCTGTGCACGCTACTCGATACCTTTCACCCGGATGAGGCTTCGATTGAAGAGC
Protein-coding regions in this window:
- a CDS encoding methionine gamma-lyase family protein is translated as MSDYLAISEEIRALGRQAEREIMPYFSRINEICEENTEKVLAAFAKNRVSDNLFAGTTGYGYDDHGRDTLDRIYADLFGTEAALVRIGFVNGTHTLSCAMFSAVSTGDTVLSVTGPAYDTLQNTITGDGCGSMKRYGIGYKQVDLVDGRPDLPAIDKAVRDDAVKLVFIQRSRGYAVRQTLSCAEIGEICKTVREAGSRAVIMVDNCYGEFVETIEPTQVGADLVAGSLIKNPGGGLAPTGGYIAGRADLVENASYRLTAPGIGGECGATLGQNRLLYQGIFMAPHTTAQALKTAIFCAKVMEMLGYEVSPKAEEPRYDIIQTIAFGAPDPLRRFCEGIQAGAPVDSFVTPEPWAMPGYDDPVIMAAGAFVQGASIELSADAPMREPYVCYMQGGLTYSSGKAGILLAAERIQKQRRA